In Carya illinoinensis cultivar Pawnee chromosome 16, C.illinoinensisPawnee_v1, whole genome shotgun sequence, a single window of DNA contains:
- the LOC122299211 gene encoding alpha-xylosidase 1-like — MVSLSQFSSFSSLPFYLLFLLLCAAGGNSSASSTPPAKIGKGYRLISIEEIPDGGIVGHLQVIQKNKIYGPDIPHLQLFVKHETQDRLRIHITDAEKQRWEVPYNLLPREQPPKLMQTIARSSKSPITVSEYSGSELIVSFTTDPFGFAVKRKSNGQTLFNSSSDALDPFGNLVFKDQYLEISTKLPKDASLYGLGENTQPHGIKLYPNDPYTLYTTDISAINLNADLYGSHPVYMDLRNNGGEPSAHAVLLLNSNGMDVFYRGNSLTYKVIGGVFDFYFFAGPTPLSVVDQYTSLIGRPAPMPYWSLGFHQCRWGYHNLSVVEDVVENYKKARIPLDVIWNDDDHMDGHKDFTLNPTNYPRPKLLAFLDKIHSMGMKYIVIIDPGIGVNSSYGVYQRGMANDVFIKYEGEPYLAQVWPGAVHFPDFLNPKTVSWWGDEVRRFHELVPVDGLWIDMNEASNFCSGKCTIPKGKQCPSGTGPGWICCLDCKNITNTRWDDPPYKINASGLQVPIGFKTIATSAVHYNGVLEYDAHSLYGFSQSIATHKALQGLEGKRPFILSRSTFVGSGKYAAHWTGDNKGTWEDLKYSISTMLNFGIFGVPMVGSDICGFYPAPTEELCNRWIEVGAFYPFSRDHANYYSPRQELYQWESVAESARNALGMRYKLLPYLYTLNYEAHISGAPIARPLFFSFPSYTECYGLSTQFLLGSSLMVSPVLEQGKSNVKALFPPGSWYSLFDMTQTIASKGGRYVTLDAPLHVVNVHLYQNTILPMQQGGMISKEARMTPFSLIVTFPAGATEGEAKGKLFLDDDELPDMKLGNGRSTYIDFYGTMTKGTVKVWSEVQESKFALDKGWHIEKITVLGLNGSGEASSVEIDGNPVMGASNIEMNTTEQKFHEELEDGDGKTETVMVEIKGLSLSVGKNFAISWKMGIKG, encoded by the exons ATGGTTTCTCTTTCACAGTTTTCCTCGTTTTCAAGTCTTCCTTTTTATCTGCTGTTCTTGCTCCTATGTGCTGCCGGAGGAAACTCCTCTGCTTCGTCTACACCTCCTGCCAAGATTGGGAAAGGCTACCGTCTGATCTCCATTGAAGAGATACCTGATGGTGGCATTGTGGGCCATCTCCAAGTCATCCAGAAGAACAAAATCTACGGCCCTGATATCCCTCATTTGCAGCTCTTTGTTAA GCATGAGACTCAGGACAGATTAAGGATCCACATCACTGACGCAGAGAAGCAGAGATGGGAGGTACCGTACAATCTCTTGCCGAGAGAACAACCTCCGAAGCTGATGCAGACCATTGCGAGGTCAAGTAAAAGCCCGATAACTGTATCGGAGTACTCGGGATCCGAGCTCATTGTCAGCTTCACCACTGATCCATTTGGGTTCGCGGTGAAGAGGAAATCAAATGGGCAAACCCTTTTCAACTCAAGCTCTGATGCATTAGATCCATTTGGGAACTTGGTGTTTAAGGACCAGTACCTTGAGATTTCCACCAAGTTACCCAAAGATGCCTCTCTGTACGGCCTGGGAGAGAACACTCAGCCACACGGGATCAAGCTGTATCCAAACGACCCTTACACTTTGTACACCACCGATATATCGGCCATCAATCTTAACGCTGATCTGTATGGCTCGCATCCGGTGTACATGGATCTTAGGAACAATGGTGGAGAGCCCTCTGCACACGCGGTTCTGCTGCTAAACAGCAATGGGATGGATGTGTTTTACCGAGGGAATTCGTTGACGTACAAGGTTATTGGCGGTGTCTTCGACTTTTACTTCTTTGCTGGGCCTACTCCTTTGAGTGTGGTTGATCAATACACTTCCCTTATTGGCAGACCAGCTCCAATGCCTTACTGGTCTCTTG GATTCCACCAATGCAGATGGGGTTACCATAATCTATCTGTAGTTGAAGATGTTGTCGAGAACTACAAAAAGGCTAGAATCCCACTTGATGTGATTTGGAATGATGATGACCATATGGATGGACACAAGGACTTCACCCTCAACCCAACCAACTACCCTCGTCCAAAGCTTTTGGCTTTCCTGGACAAAATACATAGCATGGGTATGAAATACATTGTCATTATTGATCCTGGAATTGGCGTTAATTCCAGTTATGGCGTATATCAAAGGGGCATGGCCAATGATGTTTTCATTAAGTATGAGGGCGAACCCTACCTAGCTCAAGTTTGGCCAGGGGCTGTACACTTCCCTGACTTCCTTAACCCAAAAACTGTTTCATGGTGGGGTGATGAAGTCCGCCGCTTTCATGAACTTGTCCCCGTTGATGGTCTATGGATTGACATGAACGAAGCTTCAAATTTCTGTTCTGGAAAGTGCACAATCCCTAAGGGCAAGCAATGTCCATCTGGCACTGGACCTGGTTGGATATGCTGCTTGGATTGCAAGAACATTACAAACACTAGATGGGATGATCCTCCTTACAAGATAAATGCTTCAGGTTTGCAGGTGCCTATAGGGTTCAAAACCATAGCCACTAGTGCAGTTCATTATAATGGCGTTTTGGAATATGATGCTCACAGTCTCTATGGCTTCTCTCAATCCATTGCAACTCACAAAGCCCTTCAAGGACTTGAGGGCAAGCGGCCGTTCATATTATCTCGCTCCACTTTTGTGGGTTCAGGCAAATATGCTGCCCATTGGACCGGTGATAATAAGGGAACTTGGGAAGATTTGAAGTACTCAATTTCCACTATGCTCAATTTTGGAATATTTGGGGTGCCAATGGTTGGTTCAGATATATGTGGGTTCTATCCAGCGCCTACAGAAGAGCTTTGCAACCGCTGGATTGAAGTTGGTGCTTTCTACCCCTTCTCAAGGGATCATGCAAACTACTATTCCCCACGACAGGAGCTTTATCAATGGGAGTCAGTTGCTGAGTCTGCTCGAAATGCTCTTGGCATGAGGTATAAACTCCTGCCTTACCTGTATACCTTGAACTACGAGGCTCATATTAGCGGAGCACCGATTGCCAGgccacttttcttttcattcccaAGTTACACTGAATGTTATGGGTTGAGCACCCAGTTCTTGCTGGGGAGCAGTCTCATGGTATCCCCAGTTCTTGAGCAAGGGAAGTCAAACGTTAAAGCACTGTTTCCCCCTGGTAGTTGGTACAGTTTATTTGATATGACACAAACCATTGCATCAAAAGGGGGGCGCTATGTTACACTGGATGCACCTTTGCACGTGGTTAATGTGCATTTGTATCAGAATACCATTCTTCCAATGCAGCAAGGTGGCATGATTTCAAAGGAAGCTAGAATGACACCTTTTAGCTTGATTGTTACCTTCCCAGCAGGGGCTACTGAAGGAGAAGCCAAAGGGAAGCTTTTCCTTGATGACGATGAGCTTCCAGACATGAAACTTGGAAACGGACGTTCCACttatattgatttctatggaacCATGACTAAAGGAACCGTGAAGGTTTGGTCAGAAGTCCAGGAGAGCAAGTTTGCCTTGGATAAGGgttggcatattgagaagaTCACAGTGCTGGGATTAAATGGAAGTGGAGAGGCATCTTCAGTTGAGATTGATGGAAACCCTGTAATGGGAGCTTCCAACATAGAGATGAACACAACAGAGCAGAAGTTCCATGAGGAGCTGGAAGATGGTGATGGTAAGACGGAGACCGTGATGGTAGAGATCAAAGGTTTGTCACTCTCTGTAGGAAAGAACTTTGCCATTTCCTGGAAAATGGGGATCAAAGGTTAA
- the LOC122298843 gene encoding uncharacterized protein LOC122298843 has product MKATTATSGTDWRQPPQDWFKVNWDGAINKAQGTVGVGVVIRDSQGMVIATQRQRKSLFTEPLLAESYGALIAVNFAWDLGLANIILEGDSLQVVQALKKDQEAWCSSSMFLFKAKLGLSKFARWEVSHVRRDGNIIAHLLAKNALSILDYITTMEEYRLCILRSLE; this is encoded by the coding sequence ATGAAGGCCACCACAGCTACTAGTGGGACTGACTGGAGGCAACCACCTCAGGACTGGTTTAAAGTTAACTGGGATGGGGCTATAAATAAGGCACAAGGTACAGTTGGGGTTGGGGTGGTCATAAGGGACAGTCAAGGCATGGTCATTGCAACTCAAAGACAAAGGAAATCCCTCTTCACAGAGCCTCTTTTGGCCGAATCCTATGGAGCTCTAATTGCTGTCAATTTTGCATGGGACTTGGGGCTAGCAAATATTATACTGGAAGGGGATTCACTTCAAGTTGTACAAGCACTGAAGAAGGACCAGGAAGCATGGTGCAGCTCTAGCATGTTCCTCTTTAAAGCTAAATTAGGTCTTTCAAAGTTTGCAAGGTGGGAAGTCTCTCATGTTAGGAGAGACGGGAATATTATAGCTCACCTTCTTGCAAAGAATGCTCTTTCCATTTTAGATTATATTACTACTATGGAGGAATACCGTCTATGTATTTTACGCTCTTTGGAATGA